ACTGAGATTCAAAGAACTTCAATTTCCGGCGCTGATATGTTGCTTGAGAAGAAAAAGTTTCACTTGGTTGGATATTCCGAAAGCTACGAGGGAACTGTTCGTCCTTTTGTTATCTCAGAAGACGGAAAGATTGAAAAGCCGGCCTTCCACGGCAAGATCAAAGCGTTAGCTGATAACGGCATGTACGCCGCTGAGCCGCAAAAAGATGCAGGCGATAAAATAATATTCGGCAAACTGGGCACGGAAGAGATCGAGGAAGTTAGCTTTCCGGTTTATCATTTTATATGCGATATAAACGAAGATGGAGATATTATCGCCTCAGTGTTTAATCAAGGCAGAAAGGGGCTGGCTGCGGTTAGCAAGAGCGGCAAAACTGATTTTATAAATTCTCCCACGGCTGTGTACGGGCTATTTACAGGCTCGGGCATTGTTTACGACTTCTTTTCCGATAAGACAAACAACTTAACCCTTGCGTGCAGAACTGATGGAAATACCGTAGAATTAGAGTCTTTGGGCAACCGGAGCGGAAAATATTACTGGAACGAAAACCTTAATGCAGCAATTGCTTCATTCTCAGGGAGCGGGCTCATATACTGGAAACCGGAAAACAGCGTTGTTTATCAGTGGCGGCCGGAAGGCTGCAATGATTTCCAAAACATCCTGATCGATGATACTGCACGCAGCGGCAACGCCCTTATAACGGTTTATTGTGATGGCAAAGCTCCAGCTTTTTATGCGGCATCAGCTGATGAGATAAGCAAATAATGTGCAGCATACAATGCCTGGCTTCTGTATCTTCTGGAGGACAAATGATCGAATACAAATACGATGCGTTGGGGCGCAGGGTTGCGGCAAGCTCGGGCGGCGTGGAAACGTACCGCCTATATGATACGCTCGGCCGTTGCGTGAAGGAGCTCACCACTGCCGATTCCGGCGAAACGCTGGCCGGCGAGGATGAATACGTTTACGGCAGCGGGTTTGGCGAGGCGGTCAGGTTTGATAGCGTCTTTTCTTTGGCAAGGCTTTAGCTTTTCTAATTGGAGCATCAATCCTGCTGGTTTTCTTTGAGTGTTCTGGTTCTCTTTTCCACCTCAGAGAGCTGTTTTATATCTTTATCGTTTTGCACCATCTGGTTGATTTTTCTCGCCTGCGGCATAAGGCGAGCTTCCAGCGAAGATACAGAGCTGTTGTAAGACTGCACAGTTTTATCGATATTTTTCCCAATATCTCCAAGGTGTTCAGAGAAAGTGCTGAGGCGTTTGCAAAGCTCGAGCGCCTCGTCGTGAATCTTTCGAGCCTGTTCTGCAACCTCCTGCTGTTTCCAGCCGTAAGCCACAGCCTTAAGCAAAGCTATTAGCGTGGTAGGGGTGGCGAGGACCACCTGCTTTTTGATCCCGCGTTCTATCAAATCGGGCTTTTTCTCCAAAGCCGCGCTGAAGAACATCTCACCCGGGAGGAAAAGCACCACAAATTCAGGGCTCTGTTCAAACTGTTTGCCGTATTGTTTGCTCCCGAGCTTATCTATTTGGTCTGCGATATGGCCTGCGTGGCGATCGAGCTGCTTCTCTTTCTCGCTTTCCTGCTCGGCCTCGAGCGAATCGAGGTATGCCTCAAGCGGCGCCTTGGAATCCACCACAATCTTCTTGCCGTTCGGCAGGTTCACAATCATATCCGGCCTGTCCCTGCTGCCTTCGGCTGTGGTCTGCTCGGAGAAATCGCAAAACCTGCTCATACCAGCAATCTCCACAACATTCCTTAGCTGTATCTCGCCCCATCTGCCCCGCACCGCAGGTCTGCGAAGGGCGGTAACGAGCTTGGCAGTTTCTCGCTTGATATCCGCCTCAGACTGCTTCAATGCGTTTATCTGCTCGCCGAGAACCTTGAACGAGCTGTATCTTGCCTTGTCAGATTCAGCAAGCTTTTTGTCCATATTCCCGAGCGATTCCTTTATAGGCTTCACGAGCTCATCAAACTTATCACGTTTCTTTTCCAGCTCGCTCTTTGCCTCTGCGTGGTGTTTTGTGAGGCTTTCTTTGGCGAGTTTGAGGAATTCCTCGCTGTTTTTGCTCAGAGCTTCCGAGGATATAGACTTGAACGAATCCTCAAGCTGCTTTTTCATTTCCTTGAGCTGTTCAACCTCTCGTTTATGGGCATTCGCTCTCTCTTCGAGCTGGGTTTTGAGTGATGTTTTTTCTGTTTTGAGCTCGAAATTTTCGTTGCGCAAACTCTCAAGCTCTCCTTCAAGCGAAGAGAGGCTTTCCTGCGCCTCAGCGAGCTTTTGTTCAGCGGCC
This window of the Sedimentisphaera salicampi genome carries:
- the rmuC gene encoding DNA recombination protein RmuC is translated as MGPTEIIIASLFAAAAAAAVKLFLCLSARKAAEQKLAEAQESLSSLEGELESLRNENFELKTEKTSLKTQLEERANAHKREVEQLKEMKKQLEDSFKSISSEALSKNSEEFLKLAKESLTKHHAEAKSELEKKRDKFDELVKPIKESLGNMDKKLAESDKARYSSFKVLGEQINALKQSEADIKRETAKLVTALRRPAVRGRWGEIQLRNVVEIAGMSRFCDFSEQTTAEGSRDRPDMIVNLPNGKKIVVDSKAPLEAYLDSLEAEQESEKEKQLDRHAGHIADQIDKLGSKQYGKQFEQSPEFVVLFLPGEMFFSAALEKKPDLIERGIKKQVVLATPTTLIALLKAVAYGWKQQEVAEQARKIHDEALELCKRLSTFSEHLGDIGKNIDKTVQSYNSSVSSLEARLMPQARKINQMVQNDKDIKQLSEVEKRTRTLKENQQD